A single Salvelinus namaycush isolate Seneca unplaced genomic scaffold, SaNama_1.0 Scaffold2645, whole genome shotgun sequence DNA region contains:
- the LOC120039321 gene encoding 60S ribosomal protein L29-like produces MAKSKNHTTHNQSRKAHRNGIKKPRPDRYESMKGVDPKFMKNMRFAKKHNKKGQKTANAAAKKIADAAP; encoded by the exons ATGGCAAAGTCAAAGAATCACACCACCCACAACCAGT CCCGTAAGGCCCACAGGAATGGGATCAAGAAGCCCAGACCAGACCGTTACGAGTCCATGAAAGGG GTTGACCCTAAATTCATGAAGAACATGCGTTTTGCCAAGAAGCACAACAAGAAGGGTCAGAAGACAGCCAACGCAGCGGCCAAGAAGATCGCTGATGCAGCCCCTTAG